In one Deinococcus sp. QL22 genomic region, the following are encoded:
- the kdpA gene encoding potassium-transporting ATPase subunit KdpA yields the protein MDIFLTYALAFALAVPLGTQIARVFSTPASRFTSSLLRLSGVDASRPMNWRQYGMALLGTNVVLGVFAFLLYTLQGGLPLNPDGIPNLRWDTAMHTAASFITNTNQQHYSGQSGLSYLSQMLGITALQFITPAVGMAALFAVLRGFRGETNVGNYFLDVTRAIGLLIPAAFVLALLLTSQGVPSTFGGAKTATLIEAQTVEGQAVTTQTIPLGPVAAMVAIKQLGTNGGGWYGPNSSVPLENPTPLSNLFQMVSIIVFPVALVVAAGLFLRRRRFGVALIAVMSVMSAALTFGAVVAERQPNAALSGLAAAGGNLEGKEVRFGTDATALWASLTTQTSNGSVNGMLDSFTPLGGLIPQLGMFLNDVYGGIGVGLINMLVFVILTVFIAGLMVGRTPELFGRKIETREIKLASLIILLQPLLVLGFTAAALALPSITGHSNPGFHGLSQVLYEYNSAYANNGSGFEGLGDNTPWWNITCAIVLILARFLPILGPLAIAGYLAQKKAAPETSGTLRVDTPVFAGMLLSVMLLLQLLNFAPALVLGPVAEQLSLNTPPAVSVPVSSTGATK from the coding sequence ATGGATATTTTCCTGACCTACGCGTTGGCTTTTGCGCTGGCCGTACCGCTGGGCACGCAGATCGCGCGGGTTTTTTCTACACCTGCCTCCCGCTTTACCTCTAGCCTGTTGCGCTTGAGCGGAGTGGATGCCTCGCGTCCGATGAACTGGCGGCAATATGGCATGGCGTTGTTGGGCACCAATGTCGTGCTCGGCGTGTTCGCCTTCCTGCTCTACACCTTGCAGGGCGGCCTGCCCCTGAACCCCGACGGCATTCCCAACCTGCGCTGGGATACGGCGATGCACACCGCTGCCAGCTTTATCACCAACACCAACCAGCAGCACTACAGCGGGCAAAGTGGCCTCAGCTACCTGTCTCAGATGCTCGGAATCACGGCGCTGCAATTCATCACCCCGGCGGTGGGCATGGCGGCCCTGTTTGCCGTGCTGCGCGGCTTCCGGGGAGAAACCAATGTCGGCAATTACTTTTTGGACGTGACGCGGGCGATTGGACTGCTTATTCCAGCTGCCTTCGTACTTGCGCTGCTGCTGACCTCTCAGGGTGTGCCGAGCACCTTCGGCGGCGCAAAAACGGCCACGCTCATTGAGGCGCAGACGGTGGAAGGACAGGCCGTGACCACCCAGACCATCCCGCTCGGCCCGGTGGCGGCGATGGTCGCCATCAAGCAACTTGGCACCAACGGCGGCGGCTGGTACGGCCCCAACAGCAGTGTGCCGCTGGAAAACCCCACGCCGCTCAGCAACCTGTTTCAGATGGTCAGCATCATCGTCTTTCCGGTAGCGTTGGTCGTCGCCGCTGGCCTGTTCCTGCGCCGCCGCCGCTTTGGGGTGGCCCTGATCGCCGTCATGAGTGTGATGTCGGCGGCCCTGACCTTCGGCGCAGTAGTGGCCGAGCGGCAACCCAACGCGGCCCTCTCTGGACTGGCCGCAGCGGGCGGCAATCTGGAAGGCAAGGAGGTGAGGTTCGGCACCGACGCCACCGCGCTATGGGCCAGCCTGACCACACAGACCAGCAACGGGAGCGTCAACGGCATGCTGGACAGCTTTACACCGCTGGGTGGCCTGATTCCCCAACTCGGCATGTTCCTGAACGACGTGTACGGCGGCATCGGTGTGGGTCTGATCAATATGCTGGTGTTCGTCATCCTGACGGTGTTTATCGCAGGCCTGATGGTGGGCCGCACGCCCGAACTGTTTGGCCGCAAAATTGAGACCCGCGAAATCAAACTGGCCTCGCTGATCATCTTGCTTCAGCCGTTGCTGGTGCTGGGGTTCACGGCTGCGGCCCTGGCCCTGCCCAGTATCACGGGCCATTCCAACCCCGGGTTTCATGGCCTGTCGCAGGTGCTGTACGAGTACAACAGCGCCTATGCTAACAACGGCAGCGGTTTTGAGGGGCTGGGTGACAACACCCCCTGGTGGAATATCACCTGCGCCATCGTGCTGATTCTGGCCCGCTTTCTGCCCATTCTTGGCCCATTGGCGATTGCCGGATATCTGGCCCAGAAAAAGGCCGCGCCTGAAACCAGCGGCACCCTGCGCGTGGATACCCCCGTGTTTGCCGGAATGCTGCTGAGCGTCATGCTCCTGCTGCAACTGCTGAACTTTGCGCCCGCGCTGGTGCTGGGGCCAGTGGCCGAGCAACTGAGCCTGAATACTCCCCCCGCTGTTTCTGTCCCTGTTTCCTCGACTGGAGCCACCAAATGA
- the kdpF gene encoding K(+)-transporting ATPase subunit F translates to MVSLSLAQPRVGVGQKNWPTGPRGEPNGECRAAQWEQRMFPMDAFLLLLVLALVAYLLYALIRAERF, encoded by the coding sequence ATGGTTTCCCTTTCACTGGCCCAGCCTAGAGTGGGCGTGGGCCAGAAGAATTGGCCAACTGGCCCACGCGGGGAGCCGAATGGAGAATGCCGCGCCGCCCAGTGGGAGCAGAGGATGTTTCCTATGGATGCATTTTTGCTGTTGCTCGTGCTGGCGCTGGTCGCCTACCTCCTGTACGCCCTCATTCGTGCCGAGAGGTTTTAG